From the genome of Flavobacterium ovatum, one region includes:
- the ribB gene encoding 3,4-dihydroxy-2-butanone-4-phosphate synthase gives MTAIATRPLASLNYTSIERVNKALKHLQNGKGIILLDDKDRENEGDLIFSAHTMSVANMALMIRECSGIVCLCLSNEKADILQLPYMVKENTSTFQTPFTISIEAKEGITTGVSASDRLKTIQTACNINAVSTDISRPGHIFPLRGKDNGVLERKGHTEGSIDLMKLADLHPEAVLCELMNPDGTMAQINTIIEFAEEHDLIVLTIEDIVQYRKFVRDYK, from the coding sequence ATGACAGCTATAGCGACAAGACCATTGGCCAGTTTAAATTACACAAGTATAGAACGTGTAAATAAAGCATTAAAGCATCTTCAAAACGGAAAAGGAATTATCTTACTAGACGATAAAGACAGAGAGAATGAAGGAGATTTAATTTTTTCAGCGCATACTATGTCAGTAGCCAATATGGCATTGATGATTAGAGAGTGTAGTGGTATTGTTTGTCTTTGTTTAAGTAACGAAAAAGCGGACATACTTCAACTGCCTTATATGGTAAAGGAAAATACGAGTACTTTTCAAACACCCTTCACCATTTCAATAGAGGCAAAAGAAGGAATAACTACTGGTGTTTCAGCTTCTGATAGATTAAAAACGATTCAAACGGCTTGCAATATAAACGCAGTGAGTACTGATATATCAAGGCCAGGACATATTTTTCCATTAAGAGGTAAAGATAATGGAGTACTTGAGCGAAAAGGACATACTGAAGGTAGTATCGATTTAATGAAATTAGCCGATTTACACCCAGAAGCGGTACTTTGTGAATTGATGAATCCCGACGGAACCATGGCTCAAATTAATACTATTATAGAATTTGCCGAAGAACATGATTTGATTGTATTAACCATAGAAGATATCGTTCAATATCGTAAATTTGTCAGAGATTATAAATAA
- a CDS encoding Crp/Fnr family transcriptional regulator translates to MNDTHSLTTFLKKQVDFTEEDLQIILPYFKIIETKKKEILLSQGQISKYSYFVNKGCLRIFFINGEEKDITRYIAFENQFATALVSFITKEPAEENIQAIENCELLSISHEDFRQLLLEVPKWKDFYNIYLEKAYVNNLKRLMSFTALDAKERYSQLFQINPNIVRRLPNKIVASYLNISQETLSRVKSKVLK, encoded by the coding sequence ATGAACGATACCCACAGCCTTACTACTTTTCTCAAAAAACAAGTTGATTTTACAGAAGAAGATTTACAAATCATACTTCCCTATTTTAAAATTATTGAAACAAAAAAGAAAGAAATTCTACTTTCTCAAGGACAAATAAGCAAATACAGTTATTTTGTCAACAAAGGCTGCCTAAGAATTTTTTTTATAAATGGTGAAGAAAAAGACATTACAAGATACATTGCTTTTGAAAATCAATTTGCTACTGCTCTGGTCAGTTTTATAACAAAGGAACCCGCAGAAGAAAACATTCAAGCCATCGAAAATTGTGAACTTTTAAGCATCAGTCACGAGGATTTTAGACAACTTTTATTAGAGGTCCCAAAATGGAAGGATTTTTACAACATTTATTTAGAAAAAGCATATGTAAACAATCTAAAGCGATTAATGTCCTTTACAGCACTTGATGCAAAAGAGAGATACAGCCAATTATTCCAGATAAATCCAAATATTGTTAGAAGACTACCAAATAAAATTGTTGCTTCCTATTTAAATATTTCTCAAGAAACATTGAGCAGAGTAAAATCTAAAGTTTTGAAATAA
- a CDS encoding Gfo/Idh/MocA family oxidoreductase, with translation MKRRDFILKSSMATAALTTTAVGFGNILNFSQANDSVNIGIIGTGNRGTGMIANINKIKNFNAIGVCDVLPFRLEKGLKSTHGKAKGYTDYRKLLDNKDIDAILVSVPFSMHSQIAMDALDAGKHVYCEKTMAKGYDGIHNLVSKVNQSKNVFQTGHQYHSSRLYTHVVDLIKEGKIGQITAFDCQWNRHGNWRRPVPSPELEKQINWRMYHEFSGGLVAELCSHQIDFANWVLGEKPNQVMGTGGVDYYKDGRETYDNIHLIYNYPSGVKAKFTCLTSNAKDDYQIKVMGDKGTIILDYTKAWFYPEGKDKKEYGTVDGVSGATVIWEKGLGIPITVEHLEPSEQALIDFKDSIVLNKKTISDVITGANTAICIQMGLDAMYNNKIVSSPAFY, from the coding sequence ATGAAAAGAAGAGATTTTATTTTAAAAAGTTCCATGGCCACTGCAGCATTAACTACTACTGCAGTGGGTTTTGGAAATATTCTTAATTTTAGCCAAGCCAATGATTCTGTCAATATTGGGATTATTGGTACGGGAAATAGAGGAACAGGAATGATAGCGAACATCAATAAGATTAAAAATTTTAATGCAATTGGTGTGTGTGATGTTTTACCTTTTCGATTAGAAAAGGGCCTAAAATCCACCCATGGAAAAGCCAAAGGATATACCGATTACCGTAAATTATTAGACAATAAGGATATTGATGCCATATTAGTTTCGGTACCTTTTAGCATGCATTCCCAAATTGCAATGGATGCATTGGACGCTGGTAAGCACGTATATTGCGAAAAAACAATGGCTAAGGGCTACGATGGTATTCATAATTTGGTTTCCAAAGTGAATCAATCAAAAAACGTATTTCAAACTGGTCATCAGTACCATAGTTCTCGATTGTATACTCATGTGGTGGACCTTATAAAAGAGGGTAAAATAGGCCAAATAACAGCCTTTGACTGTCAGTGGAATCGTCATGGAAACTGGAGAAGACCAGTACCGAGTCCAGAATTAGAAAAACAAATTAACTGGCGTATGTATCACGAATTTTCAGGTGGATTGGTTGCCGAATTGTGTTCGCATCAAATTGATTTTGCCAACTGGGTATTGGGCGAAAAACCAAACCAAGTCATGGGAACTGGTGGTGTTGATTATTATAAAGATGGTCGAGAAACCTATGATAATATTCATTTAATTTACAATTATCCATCGGGCGTAAAAGCAAAATTTACTTGCCTGACTAGCAATGCCAAAGATGATTACCAAATTAAAGTCATGGGAGATAAAGGCACCATTATTTTAGACTATACCAAAGCTTGGTTCTATCCTGAGGGTAAAGATAAAAAAGAGTACGGTACGGTTGACGGTGTTTCGGGTGCAACCGTAATCTGGGAAAAAGGACTTGGAATCCCGATTACTGTAGAACATCTTGAACCTAGTGAACAAGCTTTAATTGACTTCAAAGATAGTATTGTACTTAATAAAAAAACTATATCCGATGTAATTACTGGCGCCAATACTGCTATTTGTATTCAGATGGGACTAGATGCTATGTATAACAACAAAATAGTGAGTAGTCCTGCATTTTATTAA
- a CDS encoding Gfo/Idh/MocA family oxidoreductase: MSNRRDFLKKAAIGTVGVALGTASVSTNANTMSAKSYSKIIGANDRLHIAIQGLGRRYGAYMPAILDKNNNVELHYLCDVMKSQRDKAAAKYSDKLSSKPKLENDIRKIINDKNVDAIFMATPDHWHAPGACMAMQAGKHVFLEKPCSHNPQEGELLVAYQKKYNKVVQMGNQQRSSLQSQEIIKAIHEGLIGDVYRATAFYTSKRGEVPNQKNAAPPEGLDWDLFQGPAPRRAYTDNTWNYNWHWYGWDYGTAEMGNNATHELDIARWALDVKYPEHVSVNAGKFQFKEDGWEMYDTMEATFRFAGNKIIQWDGQSRNGYDKYGMGRGTLIYGSKGSTMIGRDGYKLFNLKGEVIKENMVPGIEDGNALGGGGQLSAAHTVNFFEAIRGKAALTSPIDEGAISQMLTHYANIASRIEDSFEVDETTGRIFNREAMKLWSRTYEPGWEIKPV, translated from the coding sequence ATGTCAAATAGAAGAGATTTTTTAAAAAAAGCAGCAATTGGTACCGTAGGAGTGGCATTAGGAACAGCATCGGTTAGCACGAATGCAAATACAATGTCTGCCAAAAGTTATTCAAAAATAATAGGAGCCAATGACAGACTGCATATCGCCATTCAAGGATTAGGACGTCGTTACGGAGCGTATATGCCAGCGATTTTAGATAAGAATAACAATGTGGAATTGCATTATTTATGCGACGTTATGAAGAGTCAGCGTGATAAAGCCGCAGCTAAATATTCCGATAAGCTGAGCTCTAAACCAAAGCTAGAAAACGATATTAGAAAAATAATAAATGATAAAAATGTAGATGCTATTTTTATGGCTACTCCTGACCACTGGCATGCTCCTGGAGCTTGTATGGCGATGCAAGCAGGAAAGCATGTGTTTCTTGAAAAACCATGTAGTCATAACCCGCAGGAGGGAGAATTGCTGGTTGCTTATCAAAAAAAATACAACAAAGTGGTGCAAATGGGGAATCAACAACGTTCTTCATTGCAATCGCAAGAAATCATAAAAGCCATTCATGAAGGTTTGATTGGCGATGTTTATAGAGCTACAGCATTTTACACAAGTAAACGTGGTGAAGTACCGAATCAAAAAAACGCGGCTCCACCAGAAGGCTTGGATTGGGATCTTTTTCAAGGACCTGCCCCTAGAAGAGCCTATACCGATAATACTTGGAATTACAATTGGCACTGGTACGGTTGGGATTATGGTACTGCCGAAATGGGAAACAATGCCACGCACGAACTTGACATTGCACGCTGGGCTTTAGATGTTAAATATCCAGAGCATGTAAGTGTAAATGCAGGGAAATTTCAATTCAAAGAAGACGGTTGGGAAATGTACGATACCATGGAAGCCACTTTCCGTTTTGCAGGGAATAAAATCATTCAGTGGGACGGACAAAGTAGAAATGGATACGATAAATATGGTATGGGTAGAGGAACCCTTATTTATGGTTCGAAAGGTTCGACGATGATTGGTAGGGATGGTTATAAATTATTTAATCTTAAAGGCGAAGTCATCAAAGAAAACATGGTTCCCGGTATCGAAGATGGAAATGCGCTAGGTGGTGGAGGACAACTTTCTGCAGCACATACGGTCAACTTTTTCGAAGCTATCAGAGGGAAAGCTGCACTTACTTCTCCTATTGATGAAGGGGCTATTAGCCAAATGTTGACACATTACGCCAACATAGCTTCTAGAATAGAGGATTCCTTTGAAGTGGATGAAACAACAGGACGCATTTTTAATAGAGAAGCCATGAAATTATGGTCAAGAACATACGAACCAGGTTGGGAAATTAAACCAGTTTAA